One genomic region from Argentina anserina chromosome 2, drPotAnse1.1, whole genome shotgun sequence encodes:
- the LOC126785378 gene encoding glycine dehydrogenase (decarboxylating), mitochondrial, which translates to MERARRLANRAFVKRLVSEAKQFRQNEPSSALLGSSSPVMFTPSRYVSSLSSFIRTNPRSDSLLVNKPGISGSQQTRSIAVEALKNSDTFARRHNSATPEEQTKMAELCGFDSLDSLIDATVPKSIRLESMKFSKFDEGLTESQMLEHMKMLDSKNKVFKSHIGMGYYNTYVPPVILRNIMENPAWYTQYTPYQAEISQGRLESLLNFQTLITDLTGLPMSNASLLDEGTAAAEAMAMCNNIQKGKKKTFVIANNCHPQTIDICKTRADGFDLKVVTADLKDIDYKGGDVCGVLVQYPGTEGEVLDYGEFIKNAHANGVKVVMASDLLALTLLKPPGELGADIVVGSAQRFGVPMGYGGPHAAFLATSQEYKRMMPGRIIGVSVDSSGKPALRMAMQTREQHIRRDKATSNICTAQALLANMAAMYAVYHGPEGLKTISQRVHGLAGAFAVGLKKLGTVEVQSLPFFDTVKVTVGDAHAIADAAAKNGMNLRVVDSKTITVSFDETTTLEDVDQLFKVFALGKPVSFSAASLAPEVQTAIPSGLARETPYLTHPIFNSYHTEHELLRYIHKLQSKDLSLCHSMIPLGSCTMKLNATTEMMPVTWPNFTDLHPFAPTEQAEGYQEMFKNLGDLLCIITGFDSFSLQPNAGAAGEYAGLMVIRAYHFARGDHHRNVCIIPVSAHGTNPASAAMCGMKIVTIGTDAKGNINIAELKKAAEANKDNLSALMVTYPSTHGVYEEGIDEICKIIHDNGGQVYMDGANMNAQVGLTSPGFIGADVCHLNLHKTFCIPHGGGGPGMGPIGVKAHLAPYLPSHPVVSTGGIPAPANAQPLGTIAAAPWGSALILPISYTYIAMMGSKGLTDASKIAILSANYMAKRLENYYPILFRGVNGTVAHEFIVDLRGFKNTAGIEPEDIAKRLMDYGFHGPTMSWPVPGTLMIEPTESESKAELDRFCDALISIREEIRQIEKGQADVNNNVLKGAPHPPSLLMGDIWSKPYTREYAAFPASWLRSSKFWPTTGRVDNVYGDRNLICTLQPEPVEEAKAATA; encoded by the exons ATGGAGCGTGCTCGGAGATTGGCCAACCGGGCTTTCGTGAAGCGCTTGGTTTCAGAAGCCAAGCAGTTTCGCCAGAATGAACCCTCCTCTGCTCTGCTGGGTTCCTCCTCCCCTGTTATGTTCACACCTTCAAGGTACGTTTCTTCATTGTCTTCATTCATCCGCACAAATCCCAGATCAGATTCATTGCTCGTCAACAAACCCGGCATTTCCGGGTCTCAACAGACCCGGTCCATTGCCGTTGAGGCCTTGAAGAACAGTGACACCTTCGCTCGCCGACATAACTCGGCCACCCCAGAAGAGCAGACCAAAATGGCTGAGCTTTGTGGGTTCGACAGCCTCGACTCTCTTATCGACGCCACCGTGCCCAAATCGATTCGTCTGGAGTCGATGAAGTTCTCCAAGTTCGATGAGGGGCTGACAGAGAGCCAAATGCTTGAGCACATGAAGATGTTGGATTCCAAGAACAAGGTGTTTAAGTCTCACATTGGGATGGGGTACTACAACACTTATGTTCCTCCTGTTATTTTGAGGAACATAATGGAGAATCCAGCTTGGTATACCCAGTACACTCCTTACCAGGCTGAGATTTCTCAGGGGAGGCTTGAGTCTTTGCTCAACTTCCAGACACTGATCACTGACCTCACTGGTCTTCCCATGTCTAATGCTTCATTACTTGACGAGGGAACTGCTGCTGCTGAGGCAATGGCCATGTGTAACAATATTCAAaaggggaagaagaagacttttGTTATTGCTAACAACTGTCATCCCCAGACTATTGATATTTGCAAGACGAGAGCTGATGGTTTCGATCTTAAGGTGGTGACTGCTGATCTTAAGGACATTGATTACAAGGGTGGAGATGTTTGTGGTGTGCTTGTTCAGTATCCGGGGACTGAGGGGGAGGTGTTGGACTATGGGGAGTTCATTAAGAATGCTCATGCTAATGGTGTGAAGGTTGTGATGGCGTCTGATTTGTTGGCATTGACACTTTTGAAGCCGCCGGGGGAGTTGGGGGCCGATATTGTGGTGGGTTCTGCTCAGAGGTTTGGCGTGCCGATGGGGTATGGAGGTCCTCATGCAGCATTCCTGGCCACTTCTCAGGAGTACAAGAGGATGATGCCTGGAAGAATTATTGGTGTTAGTGTTGATTCTTCGGGGAAGCCTGCGCTGCGTATGGCTATGCAGACAAGGGAGCAACATATCCGAAGGGACAAGGCTACCAGCAACATTTGCACTGCTCAG GCGTTACTTGCAAACATGGCTGCTATGTATGCTGTTTATCATGGACCTGAAGGCCTTAAGACCATCTCCCAAAGGGTGCATGGTCTTGCTGGGGCCTTTGCTGTTGGATTGAAGAAACTTGGGACAGTGGAAGTTCAGAGCCTTCCCTTCTTTGACACTGTAAAGGTGACGGTTGGTGATGCACATGCAATTGCTGATGCTGCTGCTAAGAATGGAATGAACTTGAGAGTAGTAGACTCGAAAACT ATCACtgtttcatttgatgaaacaACTACCTTGGAGGATGTCGATCAACTTTTCAAAGTTTTTGCTTTGGGAAAGCCT GTCTCTTTTAGTGCCGCATCTCTTGCACCAGAAGTTCAGACCGCTATCCCTTCTGGGCTAGCAAGGGAGACCCCATATCTCACTCACCCAATTTTCAACTC GTATCATACTGAGCATGAGTTGCTACGATACATTCACAAGCTGCAGTCCAAGGATCTTTCATTGTGCCACAGTATGATTCCATTGGGTTCCTGTACGATGAAATTGAATGCAACAACTGAAATGATGCCAGTTACATGGCCTAACTTCACAGACCTTCATCCTTTTGCCCCCACAGAACAAGCTGAGGGTTATCAG GAAATGTTCAAAAATTTGGGTGATCTCTTGTGTATCATCACTGGCTTTGACTCCTTCTCGTTGCAACCTAATGCCGGAGCTGCTGGAGAGTATGCTGGACTGATGGTTATCCGGGCATATCATTTT GCAAGAGGAGATCACCACCGCAATGTGTGTATCATACCTGTTTCTGCACACGGTACAAATCCTGCTAGTGCTGCCATGTGTGGAATGAAAATTGTCACTATTGGAACTGATGCTAAGGGAAACATCAACATTGCTGAGCTGAAGAAGGCTGCTGAAGCAAACAAGGACAACCTATCAGCTCTTATG GTGACGTATCCTTCAACTCATGGAGTGTATGAAGAAGGCATTGATGAGATCTGTAAGATAATTCATGACAATGGAGGTCAAGTATACATGGATGGAGCTAACATGAATGCACAG GTGGGACTGACAAGCCCAGGTTTTATTGGAGCTGATGTCTGCCATCTCAACCTCCACAAGACATTCTGCATTCCACACGGAGGCGGTGGTCCTGGCATGGGTCCTATTGGTGTGAAGGCTCACTTGGCACCATACTTGCCCTCTCATCCTGTG GTATCTACTGGTGGAATTCCTGCCCCTGCAAATGCTCAGCCACTTGGTACCATCGCCGCAGCACCTTGGGGATCTGCACTTATTTTGCCAATTTCATATACTTATATTGCTATGATGGGCTCCAAGGGACTCACTGATGCATCAAAGATAGCAATTCTGAGTGCAAATTACATGGCAAAGCGCTTGGAG AACTATTACCCCATTCTTTTCCGTGGTGTCAATGGAACCGTTGCCCATGAGTTCATTGTTGACTTGAGAGGCTTTAAG AACACTGCTGGAATAGAGCCTGAAGATATTGCCAAGCGTCTGATGGACTACGGGTTTCATGGACCAACAATGTCATGGCCAGTTCCTGGCACTCTCATGATTGAACCAACAGAAAGTGAAAGCAAG GCTGAGTTGGATAGGTTTTGCGATGCTCTTATCTCCATCAGAGAAGAAATCCGCCAGATTGAGAAAGGGCAAGCTGATGTTAACAACAACGTCCTGAAG GGAGCTCCACACCCTCCATCGCTCCTCATGGGAGACATATGGTCGAAGCCATATACCCGGGAATATGCCGCCTTCCCAGCTTCATGGCTCCGTTCTTCCAAGTTCTGGCCAACCACAG GACGCGTTGACAATGTGTATGGTGACCGCAACCTCATCTGCACTCTTCAACCAGAGCCTGTGGAGGAAGCAAAAGCAGCCACTGCTTAG
- the LOC126784676 gene encoding GATA transcription factor 21-like, translating into MKLMHKMTNQRDQVPENIPLTFKFQTAGRDDNHRETKTSSSRLTISNKKSRSSSVSAIRVCSECSTNTTPLWRSGPRGPKSLCNACGIRQRKGRRSMAEAAAAAATGLTGGTTGIATTKSTSVSKGKEKKSRRDHNVRVSCKKKGKLIITDDDNTSTAEPSKYYKRNDKQLCDFKQVAAFPPSVLFPLDVEEAAILLMNLSTCPTLNHS; encoded by the exons ATGAAGTTGATGCACAAGATGACCAATCAACGAGATCAAGTACCTGAAAACATTCCCCTTACTTTTAAGTTCCAAACTGCTGGTCGTGATGATAATCATCGAGAAACTAAAACCAGCAGCAGCAGGTTAACTATTTCCAATAAGAAGAGCCGTAGCAGTAGTGTGTCTGCTATTAGGGTTTGCTCGGAATGCAGCACAAACACAACCCCACTTTGGAGGAGTGGTCCTCGAGGTCCCAAG TCACTATGCAATGCGTGCGGAATTCGACAAAGGAAAGGTAGAAGATCCATGGCTGAAGCTGCGGCTGCTGCTGCAACTGGATTGACAGGTGGAACCACTGGCATTGCTACTACCAAATCAACATCAGTGAGTAAGGGTAAGGAGAAAAAATCACGTCGAGACCACAATGTCAGAGTGAGTTGCAAGAAGAAAGGAAAACTCATCATCACCGACGACGACAATACAAGTACTGCAGAACCTAGCAAATATTACAAGAGAAATGATAAACAACTCTGTGATTTCAAGCAGGTAGCCGCTTTTCCACCATCAGTACTATTTCCTCTAGATGTTGAAGAAGCTGCAATCCTGCTAATGAATCTATCTACTTGCCCGACTTTGAACCATTCTTAA